The following coding sequences are from one Formosa haliotis window:
- a CDS encoding LLM class flavin-dependent oxidoreductase has product MSHPDLKTIKFSVLDLVPVLQGHSHQQSMQNSLALAQHVESLGYERFWISEHHNMDSIVSSATVVLLGYVAQGTNSIRVGSGGIMLPNHAPLVVAEQFGTLATLYPNRIDLGLGRAPGTDQRTAMALRRDRQETVQDFPNNINELQAFFSNNNPHEAVRAIPGEGLEIPLYLLGSSTFSAELAASKGLPYAFASHFAPAHLFDALHIYNNKFTASSSLQQPYSMACVNVIAAETDEEAHVLATSLYQLAMGIVSNTRRPLQPPIATMDGIWNEPQKAMISNMLHYTFIGSKATVEKQLTDFVSKTRIQELIVVSHIYDLEARKLSYTI; this is encoded by the coding sequence ATGAGTCATCCAGATTTAAAAACAATCAAATTTTCGGTATTAGATTTAGTTCCTGTTTTACAAGGGCATTCTCATCAGCAATCGATGCAAAATTCTCTAGCCTTAGCGCAACATGTTGAATCTTTAGGATATGAAAGGTTCTGGATCTCTGAACATCATAATATGGATAGTATTGTAAGCTCGGCCACTGTTGTTTTGTTAGGTTATGTGGCCCAAGGCACCAACTCTATCCGGGTAGGATCTGGTGGTATTATGTTACCAAATCACGCTCCTTTGGTCGTTGCAGAACAGTTTGGGACCTTAGCCACATTATATCCAAACCGAATCGATTTAGGTTTAGGAAGAGCTCCCGGAACAGACCAACGTACGGCCATGGCTTTGCGTCGAGATCGACAAGAAACGGTGCAAGATTTTCCGAATAATATTAACGAATTGCAAGCATTCTTTTCTAATAATAATCCGCACGAAGCCGTTCGTGCTATCCCGGGTGAAGGCCTAGAAATTCCCTTATATTTATTGGGCTCCAGTACATTTAGTGCAGAACTGGCCGCTTCTAAAGGGTTGCCTTATGCTTTTGCTAGCCATTTTGCTCCGGCACATTTATTTGATGCGCTCCATATTTATAATAATAAATTCACTGCATCGTCTTCTTTGCAACAACCGTATAGCATGGCGTGTGTAAATGTAATTGCGGCAGAAACAGATGAAGAAGCCCATGTATTGGCAACAAGTTTATATCAATTAGCTATGGGTATTGTTAGCAATACGCGCAGGCCGTTACAACCACCAATAGCTACAATGGATGGTATTTGGAATGAACCTCAAAAAGCTATGATTAGTAATATGCTACATTATACTTTTATAGGGTCTAAGGCCACTGTGGAAAAGCAATTAACAGATTTTGTGTCTAAAACGCGTATACAAGAGCTTATTGTTGTATCGCATATTTACGATTTAGAGGCTAGAAAGTTATCTTATACTATTTGA
- the pflB gene encoding formate C-acetyltransferase — protein MKVAELEKESLSTEGFQNGDWNTSVNVRDFVYRNITPYHGTHDFLIGPSERTQKLWEVCKSATQIERNNNGVHSVDTDTVSGIANFEAGYIDKENEVIVGLQTDGLLKRAMKPFGGYKVVQKALEEHGLKPANAVNDLFSKYVKTHNDGVFDAYNAEIRKFRSLGFLTGLPDNYARGRIIGDYRRVALYGINSLIEAKKQDLANIEGPMTDAVIRLREEVSEQIKALKDMIAMGNAYGLELGRPAANAREAVQWTYMAYLAAVKEQDGAAMSLGNVSTFLDIFIERDLKNEVIGEIEAQEYIDQFVMKLRMVRHLRMSAYDEIFAGDPTWVTEAIGGMFADGRTKVTKTAFRFLHTLYNLGPSPEPNMTVLWSPSLPENFRKYCAKVAIDTSSIQFENDDLMRTLRGSDDYGIACCVSYQEIGKQIQFFGARTNLAKTLLLAVNGGRCEETGTLMVDGIAPDNDEYLDFDKVMANFKLAMVDVARVYNDSMNIIHYMHDKYYYEKAQMALIDTNPAINIAYGIAGLSIVADSLSAIKYAKVKPIRNEEGLTVSFEIEGDFPKYGNDDDRVDVFAHDAVEDFNNELKKLAVYKNAEPTMSVLTITSNVVYGKKTGATPDGRAKGVAFAPGANPMHGRDTNGAIASLNSVAKIDYKDSLDGVSNTFSIVPKSLGSTEEDRINNLVATLTGYFSNGAQHLNVNVLDKDTLLDAMEHPENHPQLTIRVSGYAVNFVRLTREQQLEVISRSFHESM, from the coding sequence ATGAAAGTAGCAGAGTTAGAAAAAGAAAGTTTGTCAACTGAAGGATTCCAAAACGGAGATTGGAATACATCTGTAAATGTACGTGATTTCGTATACAGGAATATTACACCTTACCACGGAACTCACGATTTTTTAATTGGACCAAGTGAACGTACTCAAAAACTTTGGGAAGTATGTAAAAGTGCAACTCAAATTGAAAGAAATAATAATGGAGTACATTCTGTAGATACAGATACTGTTTCAGGAATTGCAAATTTTGAAGCAGGTTATATAGATAAAGAAAACGAAGTAATTGTTGGTTTACAAACCGATGGTTTACTTAAAAGAGCTATGAAGCCTTTTGGTGGGTATAAAGTTGTGCAAAAAGCATTAGAAGAGCACGGTTTAAAACCAGCAAACGCAGTAAATGATTTATTCTCTAAATATGTAAAAACGCATAATGATGGTGTTTTTGATGCTTATAATGCAGAAATCAGAAAATTTAGATCGTTAGGTTTTTTAACAGGTTTACCAGATAATTATGCACGTGGTAGAATTATTGGTGATTACCGTAGAGTAGCTTTATATGGAATTAATAGTCTTATTGAGGCTAAAAAACAAGATTTAGCAAATATTGAAGGTCCTATGACCGATGCCGTTATTCGCTTAAGAGAAGAAGTTTCTGAGCAAATTAAAGCATTAAAGGATATGATTGCTATGGGTAATGCTTATGGTCTTGAGTTAGGTCGTCCTGCTGCAAATGCACGTGAGGCTGTACAATGGACATACATGGCGTACTTAGCAGCTGTTAAAGAACAAGATGGTGCTGCAATGTCTTTAGGTAATGTATCTACATTCTTAGATATTTTTATTGAAAGAGATTTGAAAAATGAAGTAATCGGAGAAATTGAAGCTCAAGAGTATATCGACCAATTCGTAATGAAATTAAGAATGGTTCGTCACTTAAGAATGTCTGCTTACGATGAAATTTTTGCAGGAGATCCAACTTGGGTAACAGAAGCTATTGGTGGTATGTTTGCCGACGGTCGTACAAAAGTAACTAAAACGGCTTTCCGTTTCTTACATACGTTATACAACCTAGGGCCATCACCAGAACCAAACATGACTGTTTTATGGTCGCCATCATTACCTGAAAACTTCAGAAAATATTGTGCTAAAGTAGCTATAGATACCTCTTCAATTCAGTTTGAAAACGACGATTTAATGCGTACACTAAGAGGATCTGATGATTACGGTATTGCATGTTGTGTGTCTTACCAAGAAATTGGAAAGCAAATTCAGTTCTTCGGTGCGCGTACTAACTTAGCTAAGACTTTATTATTAGCAGTAAACGGTGGACGTTGTGAAGAAACTGGAACACTAATGGTAGACGGAATAGCTCCAGATAACGATGAGTATTTAGACTTCGATAAAGTAATGGCTAATTTTAAATTAGCAATGGTAGATGTAGCACGTGTTTATAACGATTCTATGAACATTATTCACTACATGCACGATAAATATTACTACGAAAAAGCTCAAATGGCTTTAATCGATACGAATCCAGCAATTAATATCGCTTATGGTATTGCAGGGTTATCAATTGTAGCAGATTCATTATCAGCAATTAAATATGCGAAAGTAAAACCAATCAGAAATGAAGAAGGTTTAACTGTAAGCTTCGAAATAGAAGGTGATTTCCCTAAATATGGAAATGACGACGATAGAGTAGATGTATTTGCTCATGATGCAGTAGAAGACTTTAACAACGAGTTGAAAAAATTAGCGGTTTACAAAAATGCAGAGCCAACTATGTCTGTACTTACTATTACGTCTAACGTAGTATACGGTAAAAAGACAGGTGCAACTCCAGACGGTAGAGCTAAAGGTGTGGCTTTTGCACCAGGAGCAAACCCAATGCACGGACGTGACACTAACGGAGCAATTGCTTCATTAAACTCGGTTGCAAAAATAGACTATAAAGATTCATTAGATGGTGTATCTAATACCTTCTCAATAGTTCCTAAATCTTTAGGTTCTACAGAAGAAGATCGTATTAACAACTTAGTGGCAACACTAACAGGATACTTCTCTAATGGTGCACAACACCTTAACGTGAATGTGTTAGACAAAGACACTTTATTAGATGCGATGGAGCATCCAGAAAATCACCCGCAATTAACAATTCGTGTGTCTGGATATGCTGTTAACTTTGTAAGGTTAACAAGAGAACAACAATTAGAGGTAATTTCTCGTTCTTTCCACGAATCTATGTAA
- the pflA gene encoding pyruvate formate-lyase-activating protein — protein sequence MESFGTHDGPGIRMVVFLQGCKLKCQYCHNPDTIDTQGGTEYDIEDLVKRAVRMKSYFGDNGGVTVSGGEPLLQAKSLIPFFKRLKEEGIHTNLDTNGRLLNNPTKELLDDYADLVMLDIKHMNEEGFQKIAGAKNKETTFNFAKYREESGKKMWLRYVLIPGITNTPELLHQLGDYFKDYKTIEQIELQPYHKLGIHKWEALGWDYELKDARENTQEELDEAKAILETYFKKVKIN from the coding sequence ATTGAGTCTTTTGGTACTCATGATGGACCAGGAATACGTATGGTTGTGTTTTTACAAGGCTGTAAATTAAAATGTCAGTATTGCCATAACCCGGATACGATAGACACTCAAGGGGGAACAGAATATGATATTGAAGACCTTGTAAAACGTGCAGTAAGAATGAAATCTTACTTTGGTGACAATGGAGGTGTAACAGTTTCGGGAGGAGAACCTTTATTACAAGCCAAAAGCTTAATTCCGTTTTTTAAGCGATTAAAAGAAGAAGGCATCCATACAAACTTAGATACTAACGGCCGTTTATTAAATAATCCAACTAAAGAATTATTAGACGATTATGCCGATTTAGTAATGCTGGATATTAAACATATGAATGAAGAAGGGTTTCAAAAAATTGCGGGAGCGAAAAACAAAGAAACCACCTTTAATTTTGCAAAATATAGAGAGGAATCTGGTAAAAAAATGTGGTTACGCTACGTTTTAATTCCTGGAATTACCAACACTCCAGAATTGCTTCATCAATTAGGAGACTACTTTAAAGATTATAAAACTATAGAGCAAATAGAACTTCAGCCATATCATAAATTAGGAATTCATAAATGGGAAGCATTAGGCTGGGACTACGAATTAAAAGATGCCAGAGAAAATACTCAGGAGGAATTAGATGAGGCTAAAGCCATTTTAGAAACCTATTTTAAGAAGGTTAAGATTAATTAA
- a CDS encoding formate/nitrite transporter family protein: MNSPKEGIKIVNEIALNKEGYTVSKTLILAFLAGAYVAFGGLLAIIISGGSPGIAANNPGLAKFLFGAAFPLGLILVVLVGAELFTGNNAYFIPNILTKRQRAMAMFKNWGLVYFGNFIGAMFIAYVITHLTHLVSSEPYINTVFKIANSKTSNPFLVTFIKGVGANWLVCLALWQGIAAKSSSGKILAIWIPVMAFVTMGFEHSIANMYFIPLAIMEGADITWATFVTKNLIPATMGNIVGGALFVGLPYGYLFGKTEN; encoded by the coding sequence ATGAATTCACCTAAAGAAGGTATAAAAATAGTAAATGAAATTGCGCTTAATAAAGAAGGATACACCGTAAGTAAAACCTTAATTCTTGCGTTTTTGGCAGGGGCTTATGTTGCCTTTGGTGGTTTATTAGCGATTATTATTTCTGGAGGCTCTCCAGGTATTGCAGCTAATAATCCAGGCTTAGCAAAGTTTTTATTTGGTGCAGCATTCCCATTAGGACTTATTCTTGTTGTACTTGTAGGCGCAGAACTTTTTACTGGTAATAATGCCTATTTTATTCCTAATATTTTAACCAAAAGACAACGTGCAATGGCCATGTTTAAAAACTGGGGATTGGTATATTTTGGAAACTTTATTGGAGCCATGTTCATTGCTTATGTAATTACACATTTAACACATCTTGTAAGTAGTGAACCCTATATAAATACGGTTTTTAAAATAGCTAATAGTAAAACGAGCAACCCATTTTTAGTAACTTTTATTAAAGGTGTCGGAGCCAATTGGTTGGTTTGTCTTGCTCTTTGGCAAGGTATCGCAGCAAAAAGTTCTAGTGGTAAAATTTTAGCCATTTGGATTCCTGTAATGGCGTTTGTAACTATGGGATTTGAACACAGTATTGCTAATATGTATTTTATACCTCTAGCTATAATGGAAGGTGCAGATATTACTTGGGCTACCTTTGTAACTAAAAATTTAATTCCTGCTACTATGGGGAATATTGTTGGAGGAGCCTTATTTGTTGGGTTACCATACGGGTACTTATTTGGAAAAACAGAAAACTAA
- a CDS encoding IS1182 family transposase, protein MKSNIVWKTNSQTQLSLLPPSYDDFVPEHHPVRIVNSILNQIDIRSIENTYKGGGTSSYHPRDLLKILIYAYLRNLYSSRKIEQALGENVHFMWLSGCIQPDHNTISNFRSGKLKGNFKKIFNQVVILLAKEGYLSLKDIYVDGTKIEANANRYTFVWGKSIKTSRSRIEKQLKELWRYVETVYAEEEQKPNEPDNFKAINPEQVSQTIDKINQALQGKEIDKKVKQKLNYAKKNWPGNIAKYNTYQQHMGSRNSMSKTDPDATFMKMKEDHMLNGQLKPGYNLQASTNNQFITNYTLAQTTADTTTLIEHTEDFIKGYGKAPQALTADAGYGSDENYTYLEDQNIEAFVKYNYFHKEQLDEKRGKTKNPFAADKLFYNHNTDTYYCPMGQPMENIGSYIRQTATGYEQKIDRYQAKNCFGCQLRSLCHQSKYNRIIERNHKLVRLKAKAKQKLLSPEGVAHRKQRCWDVEAVFGNIKHNMNFKRFMLRGLDKVITEIGLIAMAHNLKKVSLAI, encoded by the coding sequence ATGAAAAGCAACATTGTATGGAAGACCAATAGTCAGACACAATTGAGTCTTCTTCCTCCGAGTTATGATGATTTTGTTCCAGAACATCACCCTGTGCGTATTGTAAATAGTATTTTAAATCAGATAGACATTCGTTCTATAGAAAACACCTATAAAGGAGGTGGTACTTCTAGCTATCACCCAAGAGATTTACTCAAAATTTTAATCTACGCCTATCTTCGTAATTTATATTCTTCTCGCAAAATAGAACAAGCCTTGGGAGAAAACGTTCATTTTATGTGGCTTAGTGGTTGTATCCAACCCGATCATAATACCATCAGTAATTTTCGTTCAGGAAAACTCAAAGGGAATTTTAAAAAGATATTTAATCAAGTTGTTATTCTCCTTGCTAAGGAAGGTTACTTGAGTTTAAAAGATATTTATGTTGATGGCACCAAAATAGAAGCCAATGCTAATCGCTATACTTTTGTATGGGGCAAAAGCATTAAAACCTCACGCTCACGTATTGAAAAACAACTCAAAGAACTATGGCGTTATGTAGAGACGGTATATGCAGAAGAAGAACAAAAGCCTAACGAGCCAGATAATTTTAAAGCGATAAATCCTGAGCAAGTCTCCCAAACCATAGATAAAATTAATCAAGCACTCCAAGGAAAAGAGATTGATAAAAAAGTGAAGCAAAAGCTTAACTATGCCAAAAAGAACTGGCCTGGGAATATAGCAAAATATAATACCTACCAGCAGCACATGGGGAGTCGCAACTCAATGAGCAAGACAGATCCTGATGCTACTTTTATGAAAATGAAAGAAGACCATATGCTAAATGGACAGCTCAAACCAGGATATAATTTGCAAGCATCTACCAACAATCAGTTTATTACCAATTACACCCTTGCACAAACTACGGCAGATACCACCACACTTATAGAGCATACAGAAGATTTTATTAAGGGATATGGCAAAGCTCCACAAGCCTTAACAGCAGATGCAGGTTATGGTAGTGATGAAAATTACACCTATCTGGAAGATCAGAATATCGAAGCTTTTGTTAAGTACAATTACTTCCATAAAGAACAGTTAGATGAGAAACGAGGTAAGACTAAAAATCCATTTGCAGCAGATAAACTTTTTTATAACCATAATACAGATACGTATTACTGTCCTATGGGACAACCTATGGAAAATATTGGTAGCTACATAAGACAAACAGCTACAGGATATGAACAAAAAATCGATAGATATCAGGCTAAGAATTGCTTCGGATGCCAGCTCCGGAGTCTCTGTCATCAATCAAAATACAACCGCATTATAGAGAGGAATCACAAATTGGTTAGACTCAAAGCAAAAGCCAAACAAAAATTATTAAGCCCAGAAGGAGTTGCTCATAGAAAACAGCGTTGCTGGGATGTTGAAGCTGTTTTTGGTAATATTAAACACAATATGAACTTCAAAAGGTTTATGTTAAGAGGACTTGATAAAGTAATTACCGAAATAGGACTTATTGCAATGGCACATAACCTTAAAAAAGTGAGTTTAGCCATATAA
- a CDS encoding alkaline phosphatase D family protein encodes MASNYNSRRGFIQKASLALGGLILAPNFISCNTDDDFEKDYDYTQLSIKNFNQGVASFDPSSTSVIIWTRYTAANHDIVWEVSTDADFSQIIRQGKLTTESSRDNTLAVELTELDSDLKLYYRFFNEADNAKSVVGETITLPENASSVTLAVCSCSNYQAGLFTAYDAMANSEADIIVHLGDYLYEYGAGGYGATDENAFLNRHHEPTHEMLSLEDYRIRYKQYRSDVSLQLAHQKKPFICVWDDHEIANDTYIDGAENHDETTEGSFEVRKQAALQAYSEFLPFSRLTEANNSIIYRTINIGNLIDLIMLDTRVIGRDKQLNLADYYTTTGFDALGFQSDLSDVSRTLLGEDQRQWLVNNIQSSSAKWQVLGQQVLMGQMFVPLELLTSFGQANFVQILTELVTIKTRMLQQDPTVTPEEKSRVLTAIPYNLDAWDGYAAEREILYQALNGKKIVTLAGDTHNAWHNTLKSQDGTEVGVELATSSISSPGFETYLGDTNPALLEGFQQAMTTLVEGLEYFDASRRGYLLATFTNSELISEWVYVDTILSESYTAKVGHSVTYTT; translated from the coding sequence ATGGCATCAAATTACAATAGTAGACGTGGATTTATACAGAAAGCGTCATTAGCCCTAGGAGGCTTAATTCTAGCTCCTAATTTTATAAGTTGCAATACCGATGATGATTTTGAAAAGGATTATGATTATACACAATTAAGCATAAAGAATTTTAACCAAGGCGTTGCGAGTTTCGATCCTAGTAGCACTAGTGTTATTATTTGGACACGATACACCGCGGCAAATCATGACATTGTTTGGGAAGTATCTACAGATGCTGATTTCTCTCAAATAATAAGACAAGGAAAATTAACAACAGAAAGTTCTAGAGACAATACTTTAGCAGTAGAACTAACAGAATTAGATTCGGACTTAAAATTATACTATAGGTTTTTTAACGAGGCAGATAATGCAAAATCTGTGGTAGGAGAAACCATAACTTTGCCTGAAAACGCATCATCTGTAACATTAGCTGTATGTTCATGTTCAAATTATCAAGCGGGGTTATTCACTGCATATGATGCCATGGCAAATTCTGAAGCCGATATTATAGTTCATCTTGGGGATTATTTATATGAATATGGAGCAGGCGGGTATGGCGCGACCGATGAAAATGCATTTTTAAATAGACACCATGAACCAACTCACGAAATGCTGTCTTTAGAGGATTATAGAATACGGTATAAACAATACCGCTCGGATGTCTCGCTACAATTGGCTCATCAAAAAAAGCCGTTTATTTGCGTATGGGATGATCATGAGATAGCGAACGATACGTATATCGATGGTGCAGAAAATCATGATGAAACCACAGAAGGTTCTTTTGAGGTAAGAAAACAGGCAGCCCTTCAAGCTTATAGTGAGTTCTTACCTTTTTCTAGATTAACTGAAGCTAATAATAGTATTATTTATAGAACTATAAATATAGGAAACTTAATAGACCTTATTATGTTAGATACCCGAGTGATTGGTAGGGATAAACAACTTAATTTAGCCGATTATTATACCACTACAGGTTTCGATGCTTTAGGGTTTCAATCAGATTTAAGCGATGTTTCTCGAACACTTTTAGGAGAAGATCAACGCCAATGGTTAGTGAATAACATACAAAGTAGTTCTGCCAAATGGCAAGTTTTGGGACAACAAGTTTTAATGGGGCAAATGTTTGTGCCCTTAGAATTATTAACATCTTTTGGTCAGGCTAATTTTGTACAAATTCTAACCGAACTAGTTACTATTAAAACAAGAATGTTACAACAAGATCCTACAGTTACTCCAGAGGAAAAATCTCGTGTGTTAACAGCAATTCCGTATAATTTAGATGCATGGGATGGGTATGCAGCGGAACGTGAAATACTTTATCAAGCTTTAAACGGGAAAAAAATAGTTACACTTGCCGGGGATACACACAATGCTTGGCATAACACTTTAAAATCTCAAGATGGTACAGAAGTTGGAGTAGAACTGGCTACTTCTAGCATCAGCTCTCCTGGATTTGAAACGTATTTAGGAGATACAAATCCCGCATTACTTGAAGGATTTCAACAGGCAATGACGACATTAGTTGAAGGGCTAGAGTATTTTGATGCTTCTAGACGTGGCTATCTTTTAGCAACTTTTACAAATTCAGAACTTATTTCAGAATGGGTATATGTAGATACTATATTATCTGAAAGCTATACAGCAAAAGTAGGTCACTCCGTTACTTACACAACCTAG
- a CDS encoding MFS transporter: MNITTFNSFKSRNFRLFFMGQSVSLLGTWMQKTAVSWVIYSLTQSKFMLGVTVFATLFPTALVSLYGGVIADRYNRHRVLLITQIVSLIQAVLLTLSIVYFKDHAVWTIIVLSAMLGIINGFDVPARQSLVREMVNDKADLPNALALNSSMVNLSKLIGPALAGFILESFGDEVCFGLNAVSFIPVIMSLLLMRLPKQEAKVKVEKNIKAEFKEALNYIKRTPEIYSILIFVALMSLFVLSFSTLTPAFAKDVFKGSASTLGVIDGVIGFGAFLGAMFLASLKPGANLSKVLAINSLVFGVGLILFSKTTNYYLALIFVMIGAFGMMSVRTITNTIIQINVPNKFRGRVISIYVMILTGLLPIGSLAIGTISHYIGVQAMVLIQGIIAIIIALFYGKYLKKEKLKMQAVALLEQQPEQGLGIRND, encoded by the coding sequence ATGAATATCACCACATTCAATTCCTTTAAAAGTAGAAATTTCCGATTGTTTTTTATGGGACAATCGGTGTCTTTATTAGGGACTTGGATGCAAAAAACAGCCGTAAGTTGGGTGATTTACAGTTTAACCCAATCTAAATTTATGTTAGGGGTTACCGTTTTTGCCACATTGTTTCCAACGGCTTTAGTTTCGCTTTATGGCGGTGTTATAGCAGATAGGTATAACCGGCACAGGGTGTTGTTAATTACTCAAATCGTTTCGTTAATTCAAGCTGTATTACTTACACTTTCTATTGTTTATTTTAAAGATCATGCCGTTTGGACCATTATAGTTCTTAGTGCAATGTTAGGAATTATTAATGGGTTCGATGTGCCTGCAAGACAATCATTAGTTAGAGAAATGGTTAACGATAAAGCCGATTTACCCAACGCTTTAGCTCTAAACTCTTCTATGGTAAATCTTTCCAAATTAATTGGACCAGCATTGGCTGGTTTTATATTAGAATCGTTCGGAGACGAAGTTTGTTTTGGCTTAAATGCCGTGAGTTTTATTCCAGTAATTATGTCTCTGTTATTAATGCGATTGCCCAAGCAAGAGGCAAAAGTTAAAGTTGAAAAGAATATTAAAGCCGAGTTTAAAGAAGCTTTAAATTATATTAAACGCACACCAGAAATCTATTCCATCCTTATTTTTGTCGCTTTAATGAGTTTATTTGTGCTGTCATTTTCAACCTTAACACCAGCATTTGCTAAAGATGTCTTTAAGGGGTCTGCATCTACTTTAGGGGTTATCGATGGTGTTATTGGTTTTGGTGCATTTTTAGGAGCTATGTTTTTGGCTTCTTTAAAACCTGGAGCAAATTTAAGCAAGGTTTTGGCTATTAATTCTCTTGTTTTTGGAGTGGGATTGATTTTATTTTCAAAAACCACCAATTATTATTTAGCCTTGATATTTGTTATGATAGGAGCCTTCGGAATGATGTCTGTAAGAACCATTACAAATACCATTATTCAAATTAATGTACCTAACAAATTTAGAGGTCGAGTAATAAGTATTTATGTCATGATTCTAACCGGATTGTTGCCTATTGGTAGTTTAGCCATAGGTACTATATCGCATTATATTGGGGTGCAAGCTATGGTTTTAATTCAAGGTATAATCGCTATAATTATTGCATTATTTTATGGCAAATACCTCAAGAAAGAAAAATTAAAAATGCAGGCTGTAGCGCTATTAGAACAGCAACCAGAGCAAGGACTTGGTATTAGAAATGATTAG
- a CDS encoding class I SAM-dependent methyltransferase, with protein MDKTTNYKAVNKAAWNAKTEVHLESAFYDLKGFMAGTSSLNPIELELLGDIRGKKILHLQCHFGQDTLTLARMGAEVTGVDLSDVAISKARTLAETLELEAQFICCDVYDLPNHLNDCFDIVFTSYGTIGWLPDLDPWAQLISTYLKPKGEFIFVEFHPVVWMFNDAFNDITYSYFNNEAIVEMETGSYADTSANITHESVTWNHSLAEVFTSLLQQNLNLESFQEFDYSPYNCFNNTVQMDTKRFQIAGLESKIPMVYALKALKP; from the coding sequence ATGGATAAAACAACAAATTATAAAGCGGTAAATAAAGCCGCTTGGAATGCGAAAACCGAAGTTCATCTTGAATCTGCATTTTACGACCTTAAAGGGTTTATGGCAGGAACATCTTCTTTAAACCCCATAGAATTAGAATTATTAGGAGATATTAGGGGCAAAAAAATATTGCATTTACAATGTCATTTTGGTCAAGACACCTTGACTTTAGCACGAATGGGTGCCGAAGTAACCGGAGTAGATTTGTCTGATGTTGCCATAAGCAAAGCTAGAACATTAGCAGAAACCTTAGAACTCGAGGCTCAGTTTATTTGTTGTGATGTATATGATTTACCCAACCATCTTAATGATTGTTTTGATATTGTATTTACCAGCTATGGTACTATAGGATGGCTACCCGATTTAGACCCATGGGCGCAACTTATTTCGACCTATTTAAAACCTAAAGGAGAATTTATTTTTGTTGAATTTCACCCCGTGGTGTGGATGTTTAACGATGCTTTTAACGACATTACTTACAGTTATTTTAATAACGAGGCGATTGTTGAAATGGAAACAGGAAGTTATGCCGACACATCTGCAAATATTACACATGAATCGGTAACTTGGAATCACAGTTTAGCCGAGGTTTTTACAAGTTTACTTCAGCAGAATTTAAATCTAGAGTCGTTTCAGGAATTTGATTATTCTCCATATAATTGCTTTAATAACACCGTGCAAATGGATACGAAGCGTTTTCAAATTGCGGGATTAGAATCTAAAATTCCTATGGTTTATGCCCTTAAAGCGTTAAAACCCTAA